Proteins from a genomic interval of Gossypium hirsutum isolate 1008001.06 chromosome A09, Gossypium_hirsutum_v2.1, whole genome shotgun sequence:
- the LOC121206089 gene encoding nuclear pore complex protein NUP107, translated as MDVDMETSPSYFDPQDHSAREKFRRYGKRYSNSSISPRQESGISKFNEAKLLYEGQIIHSPTNAAVLLENIKQEAESFDTDYFEETPAMERSASKRRPSSDGHRTAEIDNGVDSIRRLGSHALKASKIEDDLLADNGDATFASFASLLDSAFHGVMPIPDLILQFERICRNVSESIRYESNVRHRVVEDKLRRQKAQLLLDEAATWSLLWYLYGKVTDEPPEELILSPSTSHIEACQFVANDHTAQLCLRIVQWLEELASKALDLENKVRGSHVGTYLPNSGIWYHTQRFLKKGASAANTIHHLDFDAPTREHAHQLPDDKKQDESLLEDVWTLLRAGRLEEACELCRSAGQPWRSATICPFGGLDLFPSTEALMKNGKNRSLQAIELESGIGHQWRLWKWASYCASERIFEQNGGKYEIAVYAAQCSNLKRMLPICTDWETACWAMAKSWLEIQVDLELARSQPGRMEQLKSYGDGIDGSPGGIDGTSQPSPGPESWPLQVLNQQPRDLSALLQKLHSGEMVHEAVTRGCKEQQRQIEMNLMLGNIPLLLELIWSWIAPSEDDQNISRPRDPQMIRFGAHVVLVLRYLLAEEIKDTFREKLMTVGDRILHMYSLFLFSKHHEELVGIYASQLASHRCIDLFVHMMEVRLNSSVHVKYKIFLSAMEYLPFSQGDDSKGSFEEIIERLLSRSRETKAGKFDETSDVVEQHRLQSLQKALVVQWLCFTPPSTITDVKDISAKLLMRALIHSNILFREFALISMWRVPAMPIGAHELLSFLAEPLKQLSETPDTFEDFVSENLKEFQDWSEYYSCDATYRNWLKIELANAEVSPDELSVEEKQRAIMAAKETLDLSFLLLLRERNPWLISWVEHISESMEPLFLELHSTAMLRLPSGESMCPDATVCAALMSALYSSATEEVVSERQLTVNVAISSKDSYSIEVMLRCLAVEGDGIGPHILNDGGLLSAVMAAGFKGELARFQAGVTLEISRLDAWFSSKDGSLEGPATYIVQGLCRRCCIPEVILRCMQVSVSLMESGNPFESHDQLIELVSSSETGFINLFSRQQLQEFLLFEREYSICKMELQEEPSS; from the exons ATGGACGTCGACATGGAAACGTCTCCCAGCTACTTTGACCCCCAAGATCACTCCGCTAGGGAAAAGTTTCGTCGTTATGG GAAAAGATACTCAAATTCTAGCATATCTCCACGGCAAGAAAGTGGCATTTCGAAGTTCAACGAAGCTAAGTTGTTGTACGAGGGACAGATTATCCACAGCCCTACTAATGCTGCAGTTCTTCTTGAAAACATCAAACAAGAGGCTGAGAGCTTTGATACTGATTATTTTGAAGAAACACCTGCAATGGAGCGGTCGGCTTCTAAGAGGAGGCCATCAAGTGATGGTCATAGAACGGCAGAGATTGATAATGGTGTTGATTCAATCCGCAGATTAGGAAGTCATGCACTAAAAGCTTCTAAGATCGAGGATGATTTATTGGCAGATAATGGAGACGCGACCTTCGCTTCGTTTGCATCTCTACTTGATTCTGCTTTTCATG GGGTAATGCCAATTCCTGACCTGATTTTACAATTTGAGAGAATATGCCGGAATGTTTCAGAGTCAATTAG ATATGAATCCAACGTACGCCATAGGGTTGTCGAGGATAAATTGAGGAGGCAGAAGGCTCAACTTCTGCTTGATGAGGCTGCTACATGGTCTCTCCTGTGGTATCTTTATGGAAAAG TGACTGATGAACCTCCTGAAGAGCTCATTCTG TCCCCTTCAACATCACATATAGAGGCTTGCCAATTTGTTGCGAATGATCACACAGCACAATTATGCCTCCGCATTGTTCAATGGCTAGAAGAATTGGCTTCTAAAGCGCTAGATCTGGAGAACAAG GTGCGAGGATCTCATGTTGGTACCTATCTTCCCAACTCTGGAATTTGGTACCATACTCAGAGGTTTCTCAAAAAGGGTGCCTCTGCTGCTAACACTATTCACCACTTAGATTTTGATGCTCCAACACGGGAACATGCCCATCAGCTGCCTGACGATAAA AAACAAGATGAGTCTCTACTTGAGGATGTCTGGACTCTGTTAAGGGCTGGAAGACTGGAAGAGGCATGTGAGCTTTGCCGGTCTGCTGGACAG CCATGGAGATCTGCAACTATTTGCCCATTCGGAGGGTTAGACCTATTTCCTTCTACTGAAGCCCTAATGAAGAATGGAAAAAATAGAAGCCTGCAAGCTATTGAACTTGAGAGTGGCATTGGTCATCAGTGGCGCCTTTGGAAATGGGCTTCCTATTGTGCATCAGAG AGGATTTTTGAGCAAAATGGTGGGAAATATGAAATAGCTGTATATGCTGCCCAATGTAGCAATTTAAAGCGCATGCTTCCGATCTGTACGGACTGGGAG ACTGCCTGTTGGGCAATGGCCAAATCATGGCTTGAAATTCAGGTAGATCTAGAATTAGCTCGTTCACAACCTGGCAGGATGGAACAATTAAAAAGCTATGGAGATGGTATTGATGGAAGTCCAGGAGGAATTGATGGTACCTCGCAGCCTTCACCTGGACCTGAAAGTTGGCCATTGCAAGTTTTGAACCAGCAACCACGAGACCTTTCCGCTCTTCTTCAGAAACTTCATTCAGG TGAAATGGTGCATGAAGCAGTAACTCGGGGATGCAAGGAACAGCAACGTCAAATTGAG ATGAATCTAATGTTAGGGAATATACCACTTCTCCTTGAGCTTATATGGTCGTGGATAGCACCTTCAGAAGATGATCAAAACATCTCCAG GCCTCGTGATCCTCAGATGATTCGGTTCGGTGCGCATGTAGTGCTTGTTCTTAGATATCTACTTGCTGAAGAAATTAAAGATACCTTCAGGGAAAAGCTTATGACTGTTGGTGATCGTATTCTTCACAT GTATTCATTGTTTCTATTTTCAAAGCATCATGAAGAATTGGTTGGCATTTATGCTTCTCAGCTTGCAAGTCATCGTTGCATTGACCTCTTTGTGCACATGATGGAGGTTAGGCTTAATAGCAG TGTACATGTCAAATATAAAATCTTCCTTTCTGCCATGGAGTATTTACCATTTTCTCAAGGGGATGATTCGAAAGGAAGCTTTGAAGAAATTATTGAGAG GCTTTTGTCACGATCACGAGAAACCAAAGCTGGAAAATTTGATGAAACATCTGACGTTGTGGAGCAACATAGGCTTCAGAGTCTTCAAAAAGCTTTGGTTGTCCAATGGCTCTGCTTCACACCTCCCTCCACAATTACCGATGTTAAAGATATTAGTGCCAAACTTCTTATGCGAGCATTAATACACAG CAATATATTATTTAGGGAGTTTGCTCTGATTTCTATGTGGAGAGTCCCAGCAATGCCAATAGGTGCACATGAATTGCTTAGTTTTCTTGCTGAGCCTTTGAAGCAGCTTTCTGAAACTCCTGATACTTTTGAGGATTTTGTTTCTGAGAATCTGAAAGAGTTTCAAGACTGG aGTGAATACTACTCCTGTGATGCAACGTATCGCAACTGGCTCAAAATTGAATTAGCGAATGCAGAAGTTTCTCCCGACGAACTTTCGGTAGAGGAAAAACAAAGAGCAATAATGGCAGCCAAAGAGACGTTGGATTTATCTTTTTTATTGCTACTGA GGGAAAGAAACCCATGGCTTATTTCTTGGGTGGAACATATTAGTGAATCGATGGAACCTCTATTTCTTGAATTGCATTCTACTGCAATGCTCCGCCTCCCTTCTGGTGAATCCATGTGTCCAGACGCTACTGTTTGTGCTGCATTAATGAGTGCACTTTACTCTTCTGCAACTGAGGAAGTTGTCTCAGAAAGACAGTTAACA GTAAATGTTGCCATTTCTTCAAAAGACAGCTACAGCATTGAGGTAATGTTGCGCTGCTTGGCAGTGGAGGGTGATGGAATTGGTCCACACATCCTCAATGATGGTGGCCTTCTCAGTGCTGTTATGGCAGCTGGCTTCAAAG GTGAGCTTGCGAGATTTCAAGCAGGAGTTACATTGGAGATATCCCGATTAGATGCTTGGTTTTCAAGCAAAGATGGTTCCTTGGAAGGGCCTGCAACGTATATTGTGCAGGGCCTCTGTCGTAGGTGTTGTATTCCAGAAGTCATTCTCCGATGCATGCAG GTTTCTGTTTCACTCATGGAGTCAGGTAATCCTTTTGAAAGCCATGACCAGTTGATTGAGCTAGTCTCGAGTTCGGAGACAGGGTTCATCAATCTCTTCAGTCGGCAACAATTGCAG GAATTTTTATTGTTCGAGAGGGAGTATTCCATATGCAAAATGGAGCTTCAAGAGGAGCCTTCCTCGTGA
- the LOC121206090 gene encoding WD repeat-containing protein WRAP73 isoform X3, whose amino-acid sequence MIILVKMEFTEAYKQTGPCCFSPNARYIAVAVDYRLMIRDTLSFKVVQLFSCLDKISYIEWALDSEYILCGLYKRPMIQAWSLTQPEWTCKIDEGPAGIAYARWSPDSRHILTTSEFQLRLTVWSLVNTACVHVQWPKHGSKGVSFTKDGKFAAICTMRDCKDYINLLSCHSWEIMDVFAVDTLDMTDIQWSPDDSAIVIWDSPLEYKVLIYSPDGRCLFKYQAYESGLGVKSVSWSPCGQFLAVGSYDQMLRVLNHLTWKTFAEFMHLSTVRAPCCAAVFKEVDEPLQLDMSGLCLDDDFMGGSDAPGGHFKVRYEVMEVPITFPFQKPPADKPNPKQGIDMENNAVAAF is encoded by the exons AT gattattttggtaaaaatggaGTTCACTGAAGCTTATAAACAAACGGGTCCTTGCTGTTTTTCACCGAATGCTCGTTACATTGCGGTTGCTGTCGATTACCGTCTTATGATTCGGGATACACTCTCCTTCAAG GTTGTGCAGTTGTTTTCTTGCTTGGACAAGATAAGCTATATTGAATGGGCACTTGATTCTGAGTACATTCTTTGTGGTCTCTATAAAAGACCCATGATACAGGCATGGTCACTCACCCAACCCGAATGGACATGCAAAATAGATGAAGGTCCTGCTGGTATTGCTTATGCAAGATGGAGCCCAGATAGCCGTCACATACTGACCACCTCGGAGTTTCAGCTGCGATTAACAGTTTGGTCCTTAGTGAACACAGCCTGCGTTCATGTACAATGGCCAAAGCATGGTTCCAAAGGAGTTTCATTTACTAAAGATGGAAAGTTTGCTGCTATCTGCACAATGCGTGATTGTAAGGACTATATAAATTTGTTGTCCTGTCACTCTTGGGAGATAATGGATGTTTTCGCCGTTGACACATTGGATATGACTGATATTCAGTGGTCACCGGATGACAGTGCAATAGTGATCTGGGATTCACCTCTTGAATACAAA GTTCTAATATATTCTCCAGATGGAAGGTGTCTCTTTAAGTATCAAGCATATGAAAGTGGACTGGGAGTAAAAAGTGTTTCATGGTCTCCCTGTGGCCAGTTTCTTGCTGTGGGTAGTTATGATCAGATGCTACGAGTTCTAAACCACCTTACTTGGAAAACTTTTGCTGAGTTTATGCACCTATCAACCGTTCGTGCTCCTTGTTGTGCTGCCGTTTTCAAG GAGGTAGATGAGCCGTTGCAACTTGATATGTCTGGATTATGTTTGGACGATGACTTTATGGGAGGCTCTG ATGCCCCAGGCGGACACTTCAAAGTTAGATACGAGGTTATGGAAGTACCCATTACTTTTCCTTTCCAAAAGCCTCCTGCAGACAAACCTAACCCTAAACAAGGAATTG ATATGGAGAACAATGCTGTTGCTGCCTTTTAA
- the LOC121206090 gene encoding WD repeat-containing protein WRAP73 isoform X2, with protein sequence MEKPKEIGISSSLNFIQSKSGKNSRIILVKMEFTEAYKQTGPCCFSPNARYIAVAVDYRLMIRDTLSFKVVQLFSCLDKISYIEWALDSEYILCGLYKRPMIQAWSLTQPEWTCKIDEGPAGIAYARWSPDSRHILTTSEFQLRLTVWSLVNTACVHVQWPKHGSKGVSFTKDGKFAAICTMRDCKDYINLLSCHSWEIMDVFAVDTLDMTDIQWSPDDSAIVIWDSPLEYKVLIYSPDGRCLFKYQAYESGLGVKSVSWSPCGQFLAVGSYDQMLRVLNHLTWKTFAEFMHLSTVRAPCCAAVFKEVDEPLQLDMSGLCLDDDFMGGSDAPGGHFKVRYEVMEVPITFPFQKPPADKPNPKQGIGTC encoded by the exons atGGAAAAACCAAAGGAAATAGGGATTTCGTCTtcattgaatttcattcaatctaaATCGGGAAAAAATTCTaggattattttggtaaaaatggaGTTCACTGAAGCTTATAAACAAACGGGTCCTTGCTGTTTTTCACCGAATGCTCGTTACATTGCGGTTGCTGTCGATTACCGTCTTATGATTCGGGATACACTCTCCTTCAAG GTTGTGCAGTTGTTTTCTTGCTTGGACAAGATAAGCTATATTGAATGGGCACTTGATTCTGAGTACATTCTTTGTGGTCTCTATAAAAGACCCATGATACAGGCATGGTCACTCACCCAACCCGAATGGACATGCAAAATAGATGAAGGTCCTGCTGGTATTGCTTATGCAAGATGGAGCCCAGATAGCCGTCACATACTGACCACCTCGGAGTTTCAGCTGCGATTAACAGTTTGGTCCTTAGTGAACACAGCCTGCGTTCATGTACAATGGCCAAAGCATGGTTCCAAAGGAGTTTCATTTACTAAAGATGGAAAGTTTGCTGCTATCTGCACAATGCGTGATTGTAAGGACTATATAAATTTGTTGTCCTGTCACTCTTGGGAGATAATGGATGTTTTCGCCGTTGACACATTGGATATGACTGATATTCAGTGGTCACCGGATGACAGTGCAATAGTGATCTGGGATTCACCTCTTGAATACAAA GTTCTAATATATTCTCCAGATGGAAGGTGTCTCTTTAAGTATCAAGCATATGAAAGTGGACTGGGAGTAAAAAGTGTTTCATGGTCTCCCTGTGGCCAGTTTCTTGCTGTGGGTAGTTATGATCAGATGCTACGAGTTCTAAACCACCTTACTTGGAAAACTTTTGCTGAGTTTATGCACCTATCAACCGTTCGTGCTCCTTGTTGTGCTGCCGTTTTCAAG GAGGTAGATGAGCCGTTGCAACTTGATATGTCTGGATTATGTTTGGACGATGACTTTATGGGAGGCTCTG ATGCCCCAGGCGGACACTTCAAAGTTAGATACGAGGTTATGGAAGTACCCATTACTTTTCCTTTCCAAAAGCCTCCTGCAGACAAACCTAACCCTAAACAAGGAATTG GCACTTGTTGA
- the LOC121206090 gene encoding WD repeat-containing protein WRAP73 isoform X1, which translates to MEKPKEIGISSSLNFIQSKSGKNSRIILVKMEFTEAYKQTGPCCFSPNARYIAVAVDYRLMIRDTLSFKVVQLFSCLDKISYIEWALDSEYILCGLYKRPMIQAWSLTQPEWTCKIDEGPAGIAYARWSPDSRHILTTSEFQLRLTVWSLVNTACVHVQWPKHGSKGVSFTKDGKFAAICTMRDCKDYINLLSCHSWEIMDVFAVDTLDMTDIQWSPDDSAIVIWDSPLEYKVLIYSPDGRCLFKYQAYESGLGVKSVSWSPCGQFLAVGSYDQMLRVLNHLTWKTFAEFMHLSTVRAPCCAAVFKEVDEPLQLDMSGLCLDDDFMGGSDAPGGHFKVRYEVMEVPITFPFQKPPADKPNPKQGIDMENNAVAAF; encoded by the exons atGGAAAAACCAAAGGAAATAGGGATTTCGTCTtcattgaatttcattcaatctaaATCGGGAAAAAATTCTaggattattttggtaaaaatggaGTTCACTGAAGCTTATAAACAAACGGGTCCTTGCTGTTTTTCACCGAATGCTCGTTACATTGCGGTTGCTGTCGATTACCGTCTTATGATTCGGGATACACTCTCCTTCAAG GTTGTGCAGTTGTTTTCTTGCTTGGACAAGATAAGCTATATTGAATGGGCACTTGATTCTGAGTACATTCTTTGTGGTCTCTATAAAAGACCCATGATACAGGCATGGTCACTCACCCAACCCGAATGGACATGCAAAATAGATGAAGGTCCTGCTGGTATTGCTTATGCAAGATGGAGCCCAGATAGCCGTCACATACTGACCACCTCGGAGTTTCAGCTGCGATTAACAGTTTGGTCCTTAGTGAACACAGCCTGCGTTCATGTACAATGGCCAAAGCATGGTTCCAAAGGAGTTTCATTTACTAAAGATGGAAAGTTTGCTGCTATCTGCACAATGCGTGATTGTAAGGACTATATAAATTTGTTGTCCTGTCACTCTTGGGAGATAATGGATGTTTTCGCCGTTGACACATTGGATATGACTGATATTCAGTGGTCACCGGATGACAGTGCAATAGTGATCTGGGATTCACCTCTTGAATACAAA GTTCTAATATATTCTCCAGATGGAAGGTGTCTCTTTAAGTATCAAGCATATGAAAGTGGACTGGGAGTAAAAAGTGTTTCATGGTCTCCCTGTGGCCAGTTTCTTGCTGTGGGTAGTTATGATCAGATGCTACGAGTTCTAAACCACCTTACTTGGAAAACTTTTGCTGAGTTTATGCACCTATCAACCGTTCGTGCTCCTTGTTGTGCTGCCGTTTTCAAG GAGGTAGATGAGCCGTTGCAACTTGATATGTCTGGATTATGTTTGGACGATGACTTTATGGGAGGCTCTG ATGCCCCAGGCGGACACTTCAAAGTTAGATACGAGGTTATGGAAGTACCCATTACTTTTCCTTTCCAAAAGCCTCCTGCAGACAAACCTAACCCTAAACAAGGAATTG ATATGGAGAACAATGCTGTTGCTGCCTTTTAA
- the LOC121206090 gene encoding WD repeat-containing protein WRAP73 isoform X4 gives MEKPKEIGISSSLNFIQSKSGKNSRIILVKMEFTEAYKQTGPCCFSPNARYIAVAVDYRLMIRDTLSFKVVQLFSCLDKISYIEWALDSEYILCGLYKRPMIQAWSLTQPEWTCKIDEGPAGIAYARWSPDSRHILTTSEFQLRLTVWSLVNTACVHVQWPKHGSKGVSFTKDGKFAAICTMRDCKDYINLLSCHSWEIMDVFAVDTLDMTDIQWSPDDSAIVIWDSPLEYKVLIYSPDGRCLFKYQAYESGLGVKSVSWSPCGQFLAVGSYDQMLRVLNHLTWKTFAEFMHLSTVRAPCCAAVFKEVDEPLQLDMSGLCLDDDFMGGSVY, from the exons atGGAAAAACCAAAGGAAATAGGGATTTCGTCTtcattgaatttcattcaatctaaATCGGGAAAAAATTCTaggattattttggtaaaaatggaGTTCACTGAAGCTTATAAACAAACGGGTCCTTGCTGTTTTTCACCGAATGCTCGTTACATTGCGGTTGCTGTCGATTACCGTCTTATGATTCGGGATACACTCTCCTTCAAG GTTGTGCAGTTGTTTTCTTGCTTGGACAAGATAAGCTATATTGAATGGGCACTTGATTCTGAGTACATTCTTTGTGGTCTCTATAAAAGACCCATGATACAGGCATGGTCACTCACCCAACCCGAATGGACATGCAAAATAGATGAAGGTCCTGCTGGTATTGCTTATGCAAGATGGAGCCCAGATAGCCGTCACATACTGACCACCTCGGAGTTTCAGCTGCGATTAACAGTTTGGTCCTTAGTGAACACAGCCTGCGTTCATGTACAATGGCCAAAGCATGGTTCCAAAGGAGTTTCATTTACTAAAGATGGAAAGTTTGCTGCTATCTGCACAATGCGTGATTGTAAGGACTATATAAATTTGTTGTCCTGTCACTCTTGGGAGATAATGGATGTTTTCGCCGTTGACACATTGGATATGACTGATATTCAGTGGTCACCGGATGACAGTGCAATAGTGATCTGGGATTCACCTCTTGAATACAAA GTTCTAATATATTCTCCAGATGGAAGGTGTCTCTTTAAGTATCAAGCATATGAAAGTGGACTGGGAGTAAAAAGTGTTTCATGGTCTCCCTGTGGCCAGTTTCTTGCTGTGGGTAGTTATGATCAGATGCTACGAGTTCTAAACCACCTTACTTGGAAAACTTTTGCTGAGTTTATGCACCTATCAACCGTTCGTGCTCCTTGTTGTGCTGCCGTTTTCAAG GAGGTAGATGAGCCGTTGCAACTTGATATGTCTGGATTATGTTTGGACGATGACTTTATGGGAGGCTCTG TTTATTAA
- the LOC121206019 gene encoding 60S ribosomal protein L14-2, with amino-acid sequence MVRGQMNFKRLTLTDITIDISRVPKNKWVDRSYGEDVKNKWESSSWGRKLIVQKRRASLNDFDRFKLMLAKIKGMGKRWSRAGGFDELVADAQGVSGASGG; translated from the exons ATGGTAAGAGGCCAAATGAACTTCAAGAGGCTTACATTGACAGATATCACAATTGACATTTCACGTGTTCCCAAGAACAAATGGGTTGATCGAAGCTATGGAGAAG ATGTTAAGAACAAATGGGAAAGTAGCTCGTGGGGTAGAAAGTTGATTGTCCAGAAGAGAAGAGCATCTCTCAACGACTTTGATAGGTTCAAGCTTATGTTGGCTAAGATCAAG GGGATGGGCAAACGGTGGAGCAGAGCTGGTGGATTTGACGAGTTGGTGGCCGATGCACAAGGGGTGTCAGGGGCAAGTGGTGGGTAG